A region from the Gemmatimonadota bacterium genome encodes:
- the rimI gene encoding ribosomal protein S18-alanine N-acetyltransferase, with product MRREDVRAVAAIERSAFSTPWTAATFANLLGWGDRCEAIVIEEQGEQGAEVAGYAVLRFVEGEGELVNVAVAEPFRGRGLGSALLDAVVKAAERRGLRHLFLEVRRSNLRALTMYEHRGFQVVGIRRGYYSKPVEDAKIMLLRLSADPAGA from the coding sequence ATGCGTCGGGAGGACGTAAGGGCCGTAGCAGCCATCGAGCGGAGCGCCTTCTCCACGCCGTGGACCGCCGCCACGTTCGCGAACCTGCTGGGTTGGGGCGACCGCTGCGAAGCGATCGTCATCGAGGAGCAAGGGGAGCAGGGGGCGGAGGTGGCGGGCTACGCCGTGCTCCGCTTCGTCGAAGGGGAGGGGGAGCTCGTCAACGTCGCGGTTGCGGAACCCTTCCGGGGACGGGGCCTGGGCTCGGCGCTGCTCGATGCCGTGGTGAAGGCGGCCGAACGGCGCGGGCTCCGCCACCTCTTCCTCGAGGTGCGCCGGTCCAACCTGCGGGCCTTGACGATGTACGAGCACCGAGGCTTCCAGGTGGTCGGGATTCGCAGGGGCTACTACAGCAAGCCCGTCGAGGACGCCAAGATCATGCTGCTCCGCCTCTCGGCGGATCCGGCTGGCGCATGA
- the uvrB gene encoding excinuclease ABC subunit UvrB — protein sequence MRDFQIEGPHQPGGDQPRAIDELSQGLVRGDRFQTLLGATGTGKTLTMAHVIERHRRPTLVMSHNKTLAAQLYGELRALFPRNAVEYFISYYDYYQPEAYVPATDTYIEKDASINEDIERLRLRATSSLIEREDVIVVASVSCIYGLGNPADYRELMVVLDVGQTRPRREILKALVDIQYHRNDLAFERGTFRVRGDVIEVFPAYEEQAVRIELWGDDVERITRFEPLTGETITQLERAAIYPASHYVTRRRTIEQAVPLIRGELQQQLERFRGDGRLLEAQRLEQRTNFDVEMMLEIGTCPGIENYSRFLSGRRPGERPACLIDFFPEDFLLIVDESHVTLPQIHGMHRGDRSRKETLVEHGFRLPSAVDNRPLTFEEWESLVHRAVFVSATPGEWELQRSGGVVVEQIIRPTGLIDPEIDVRPVRGQVDDLLGEIRAREARGERVLVTTLTKRMAEDLSEYLQSVGVRVRYMHSDIDAIERMEILRALRLGKIDVLVGINLLREGLDLPEVSLVAILDADKEGFLRDARSLIQTIGRAARNVHGRAIMYADKVTGSMQQCIDETYRRREIQMAFNQEHGIVPQTVSKSVVEIELSTRVADARERPAARVAERAASYTEELNLEETLKILEKEMAEAAEALNFERAALLRDQILELKAAAR from the coding sequence ATGCGAGACTTCCAGATCGAAGGTCCTCATCAACCCGGTGGCGATCAGCCCCGGGCCATCGATGAGTTATCCCAGGGCCTCGTCCGCGGTGACCGCTTCCAGACTCTGCTGGGGGCTACCGGAACGGGCAAGACGCTGACCATGGCTCACGTGATCGAGCGGCACCGCCGTCCGACCCTGGTCATGTCGCACAACAAGACCCTGGCCGCCCAGCTCTATGGTGAGTTGCGGGCGCTCTTTCCGCGGAATGCCGTCGAGTACTTCATCTCGTACTACGACTACTACCAACCCGAAGCCTACGTCCCCGCGACCGACACCTACATCGAGAAGGACGCGTCGATCAACGAGGACATCGAGCGTCTGCGGTTGCGGGCCACCTCGTCGCTCATCGAGCGAGAGGACGTCATCGTCGTCGCCTCGGTGTCGTGTATCTACGGCTTGGGCAATCCGGCGGACTATCGCGAGTTGATGGTCGTTCTGGACGTCGGCCAGACCCGGCCGCGGCGCGAGATCCTCAAGGCCCTGGTCGATATCCAGTATCACCGCAACGACCTGGCGTTCGAACGGGGCACCTTTCGTGTGCGCGGGGACGTCATCGAGGTGTTTCCGGCCTACGAAGAACAGGCGGTCCGCATCGAGCTCTGGGGAGATGACGTCGAGCGGATCACACGGTTCGAGCCCCTGACGGGAGAGACCATCACCCAGTTGGAGCGCGCGGCGATCTATCCGGCCAGCCACTACGTGACCCGCCGGCGAACCATCGAGCAGGCGGTTCCGCTGATTCGCGGAGAGTTGCAGCAGCAACTCGAGCGTTTTCGGGGCGACGGTCGCCTCCTCGAAGCCCAGCGCCTCGAGCAGCGCACGAACTTCGACGTGGAGATGATGCTGGAGATCGGCACCTGTCCTGGCATCGAGAACTACTCGCGGTTCCTGAGCGGTCGGCGGCCGGGAGAGCGCCCCGCCTGCCTGATCGACTTCTTTCCCGAGGATTTCCTGCTGATCGTCGACGAATCGCATGTCACACTCCCGCAGATCCACGGGATGCACCGCGGAGACCGCTCCCGGAAGGAGACTCTGGTCGAGCACGGATTCCGGCTGCCCAGCGCCGTGGACAACCGGCCCCTGACGTTCGAGGAGTGGGAGTCGCTGGTGCACCGGGCGGTCTTCGTCTCGGCGACCCCGGGCGAGTGGGAGTTGCAGAGGTCCGGAGGCGTGGTGGTGGAGCAGATCATCCGCCCCACCGGCCTCATCGATCCAGAGATCGACGTGCGCCCGGTGCGCGGACAGGTCGACGACCTGTTGGGGGAGATCCGCGCACGCGAGGCTCGGGGCGAGCGCGTGCTGGTGACCACCCTGACGAAGCGCATGGCCGAGGACCTGTCCGAGTATCTGCAGTCGGTCGGCGTGCGCGTCCGCTACATGCACTCCGACATCGATGCCATCGAGCGTATGGAGATCTTGCGTGCCTTGCGCCTGGGGAAGATCGATGTGCTCGTCGGGATCAACCTCCTCCGTGAAGGTCTGGATCTGCCGGAGGTGTCTCTGGTGGCCATTCTCGACGCGGACAAGGAAGGCTTCCTGCGCGACGCGCGCTCGCTCATCCAGACGATCGGACGGGCCGCCCGCAACGTGCACGGCCGCGCCATCATGTACGCGGACAAAGTGACCGGGTCGATGCAGCAGTGCATCGACGAGACGTATCGACGGCGCGAGATCCAGATGGCCTTCAATCAAGAGCATGGCATCGTGCCGCAGACCGTGTCGAAATCCGTGGTGGAGATCGAGCTGTCCACGAGGGTGGCCGATGCGCGCGAACGACCGGCGGCGCGCGTCGCTGAACGGGCGGCCAGCTATACGGAGGAGCTCAACCTCGAGGAGACCCTCAAGATTCTCGAGAAGGAGATGGCGGAGGCCGCCGAAGCGTTGAACTTCGAGCGAGCGGCGCTCTTGCGCGATCAGATCCTGGAGCTCAAGGCCGCCGCTCGATGA
- the asnB gene encoding asparagine synthase (glutamine-hydrolyzing): protein MCGIAGVVGRGAVGPRVDAMVAALRHRGPDAHGVRVLDTSAQDLHVGLGHARLSILDLSDAGLQPMTDPSGRFTVVHNGEIYNYLELRSELGGSAAFRTGTDTEVLLAAYARWGDACVERFVGMFAFALWDAERERLFCARDRLGIKPFQYAWHPDGSFLFASEVRALFAAGLEAVSDLDRWACYLTHGVYDHDRHTFFDGVLNLEPGHTLVLECGTRADALAGAMKVGRYWSLPERASEPYRGDFDDAAEELRSLLDDAVRLRMRSDVPVGVNLSGGLDSACLMNTVDALVGEGARVETFTAAFDDPAYDESGFAEAVPHRTAWVRTLDRIDVARCAELLDEVARHQSAPFGGVATIGYHALHGRARERGVTVLLEGQGVDEMLGGYAYYRPQLLLDLVEQGRAVDAEAAARAFGLDVRSAVDQARREAAGDAAPRYQDGSLPVRPDCLDPELVARAPEPPTFERPFPDHLRNALYRDLAHTKLPRVLRMNDRLSMAFGRELREPYLDHRIVELLFRIPAEWKLAEGVHKRLLRHAFRDRLPATLVQTPKRAVVTPQREWLRGPLAPLVRDALESASFRQRGWVRPERALQEFERFLHSGSDNTFFIWQWIMVAREDRFR, encoded by the coding sequence GTGTGCGGAATCGCCGGGGTGGTCGGGAGGGGTGCCGTGGGCCCGCGTGTGGACGCGATGGTCGCCGCCCTACGACACCGCGGACCCGACGCTCACGGAGTTCGCGTTCTGGACACGTCGGCTCAGGATCTGCACGTGGGACTGGGGCACGCCCGCCTCTCCATCCTGGACCTGTCCGACGCGGGCCTCCAGCCGATGACCGACCCGAGCGGCCGCTTCACCGTGGTGCACAACGGTGAGATCTACAACTACCTGGAACTGCGAAGTGAGCTGGGGGGCAGCGCCGCCTTCCGCACCGGCACCGACACCGAAGTTCTGCTGGCCGCCTACGCACGCTGGGGAGACGCCTGCGTAGAGCGTTTCGTCGGGATGTTCGCCTTCGCGCTGTGGGACGCCGAACGCGAGCGCCTGTTCTGTGCGCGCGACCGCCTCGGGATCAAGCCGTTCCAATACGCTTGGCACCCCGACGGATCCTTCCTCTTCGCCTCCGAGGTGCGAGCTCTGTTCGCCGCGGGTCTGGAGGCCGTGTCCGACCTGGACCGATGGGCGTGCTATCTCACCCACGGCGTCTACGATCACGACCGACACACGTTCTTCGACGGAGTTCTGAACCTGGAGCCAGGGCACACCCTGGTTCTGGAGTGCGGCACGCGCGCCGATGCTTTGGCGGGCGCCATGAAGGTCGGTCGCTACTGGTCTCTGCCCGAGCGTGCGTCGGAGCCCTACCGGGGGGACTTCGACGATGCCGCGGAGGAGTTGAGGAGCCTGCTGGACGACGCCGTGCGTCTGCGCATGCGCAGCGACGTTCCGGTGGGGGTGAATCTCAGCGGCGGCCTCGACTCGGCCTGCTTGATGAACACGGTGGACGCACTGGTCGGCGAGGGTGCCAGGGTCGAGACCTTCACCGCCGCTTTCGACGATCCGGCCTACGACGAGAGCGGGTTCGCGGAGGCCGTGCCCCATCGCACCGCCTGGGTGCGCACCCTCGACCGGATCGACGTGGCCCGCTGCGCCGAGCTGCTGGACGAGGTGGCCCGGCATCAGAGCGCGCCCTTCGGGGGCGTGGCCACCATCGGATATCATGCGCTGCACGGGCGGGCCCGCGAGCGCGGAGTGACGGTCCTGCTGGAGGGCCAGGGCGTCGACGAGATGCTCGGCGGGTATGCCTACTATCGGCCGCAGCTGCTGTTGGATCTCGTGGAACAGGGTCGGGCGGTGGATGCCGAGGCGGCAGCTCGCGCGTTCGGCCTCGACGTCCGCAGTGCGGTCGACCAGGCCCGCCGGGAAGCGGCGGGAGATGCCGCTCCCCGCTATCAAGACGGCTCGCTGCCGGTACGGCCGGATTGCCTGGATCCGGAGCTCGTGGCACGGGCTCCGGAGCCGCCCACCTTCGAGCGCCCCTTCCCGGACCACCTGCGCAACGCGCTCTATCGGGACCTGGCGCACACCAAGCTCCCGCGCGTGCTTCGCATGAACGACCGACTGTCCATGGCGTTCGGTCGCGAGCTGAGGGAGCCCTACCTCGATCACAGGATCGTGGAGCTGCTCTTTCGCATTCCGGCGGAGTGGAAGCTTGCGGAGGGCGTGCACAAGCGGCTGCTGAGGCACGCGTTCCGGGATCGTCTTCCCGCGACCCTGGTCCAGACGCCCAAGCGTGCGGTGGTGACCCCCCAGCGCGAGTGGCTGCGAGGGCCGCTGGCCCCGCTCGTGCGCGATGCGCTCGAATCGGCGAGTTTCCGTCAGCGGGGATGGGTCCGGCCGGAGCGGGCCCTCCAGGAGTTCGAGCGCTTCCTGCACTCGGGAAGCGACAACACCTTCTTCATCTGGCAGTGGATCATGGTGGCACGGGAGGATCGTTTCCGATGA
- the tsaE gene encoding tRNA (adenosine(37)-N6)-threonylcarbamoyltransferase complex ATPase subunit type 1 TsaE — protein MRLGPLDQPRLERWGRAWGRALRGPAWIGLRGPLGAGKSVLARAIAAGMGVEARMPSPTYNLVLRYPGSEGRVLVHMDLYRLSRAEELDELGWDELPGPDEVVVVEWPERAGPRWPPMATEVELVPVSGAPDLRMVVVAGSAPGEVPHA, from the coding sequence ATGAGACTGGGCCCGCTGGACCAGCCTCGCTTGGAACGCTGGGGCAGGGCGTGGGGCCGGGCACTGCGCGGGCCGGCCTGGATCGGCCTCCGCGGACCCCTGGGGGCAGGGAAGTCGGTCTTGGCGCGTGCCATCGCCGCCGGGATGGGCGTGGAGGCCCGCATGCCCTCTCCCACGTACAACCTCGTCCTGCGCTACCCGGGCAGCGAGGGCCGGGTGTTGGTCCACATGGACCTGTACCGGCTGAGCCGCGCGGAGGAGCTGGACGAGCTCGGGTGGGACGAGCTTCCCGGGCCAGACGAGGTGGTGGTCGTGGAGTGGCCGGAACGAGCGGGCCCACGTTGGCCGCCCATGGCGACCGAGGTGGAGCTGGTCCCCGTCTCGGGAGCCCCCGATCTCCGCATGGTGGTGGTGGCCGGAAGCGCACCGGGCGAGGTGCCCCATGCCTGA
- the neuC gene encoding UDP-N-acetylglucosamine 2-epimerase translates to MSLRPAGERVGRRRVCIVITARPSYARVKSVMEAIRDHPDLELQLVVGASALLERYGPVVDVIRADGFEPDAVVYMVVEGENLVTTAKSTGLGVVELATIFDNLRPDVVVSVADRYETIATAIAASYLNIPVAHLQGGEVTGSIDEKVRHAVTKLSNLHFVSNEPAAERVLRMGEHPDTVFVTGCPSVDLARRVTAAAATPFDPFESYGGVGKRFDPTSEEYLVVMQHPVTTEYERALDEVMQTLLAIEALDMPTFWFWPNVDAGSDGISKGIRHFRETHDIPHTYFFKNLAPEDFLRLLAGASCLIGNSSVGIREGAYLGVPVVNIGNRQAGRDRAENVSDVGYRMDAILEAVRRQLAHGRFDSSSLYGDGTAGTRVAELLATRPLRTEKRIHY, encoded by the coding sequence ATGTCCCTCCGCCCTGCAGGGGAGCGCGTAGGACGGCGGCGCGTCTGCATCGTGATCACGGCGCGCCCCAGCTACGCCCGGGTCAAGAGCGTCATGGAGGCGATCCGCGACCATCCCGATCTGGAGCTGCAACTGGTGGTCGGTGCTTCAGCGCTCCTGGAGCGCTACGGCCCCGTGGTGGACGTCATCCGTGCCGATGGCTTCGAGCCGGACGCGGTCGTGTACATGGTCGTCGAAGGAGAGAACCTGGTCACGACGGCCAAGTCGACCGGCCTCGGAGTGGTCGAGTTGGCCACGATCTTCGACAACCTCCGCCCGGACGTGGTGGTGAGCGTGGCGGACCGCTACGAGACGATCGCCACGGCCATCGCCGCTTCCTATCTCAACATCCCGGTCGCTCACCTACAGGGAGGCGAGGTCACGGGCTCGATCGACGAGAAGGTGCGGCATGCCGTGACCAAGTTGTCGAATCTCCACTTCGTCTCGAACGAGCCGGCTGCAGAGCGCGTACTACGCATGGGAGAGCATCCCGACACGGTGTTCGTCACCGGGTGTCCGTCCGTGGATCTCGCCCGCCGCGTCACGGCGGCGGCAGCGACGCCGTTCGATCCCTTCGAGTCCTATGGAGGGGTGGGAAAGCGCTTCGACCCCACCTCGGAAGAGTATCTGGTGGTGATGCAGCACCCGGTCACCACCGAGTACGAACGCGCATTGGACGAGGTGATGCAGACGCTGTTGGCCATCGAGGCGCTGGATATGCCTACGTTCTGGTTCTGGCCGAACGTCGATGCAGGCTCGGACGGCATCTCCAAGGGCATCCGGCACTTCCGGGAAACACACGATATTCCGCACACCTACTTCTTCAAGAACCTGGCGCCGGAGGACTTCTTGCGGCTGCTGGCCGGGGCCTCTTGCCTCATCGGAAACTCGAGCGTGGGCATCCGCGAGGGTGCCTACCTCGGCGTGCCCGTCGTCAACATCGGGAATCGACAAGCCGGACGTGATCGCGCCGAGAACGTCAGCGACGTCGGGTATCGAATGGACGCGATTCTCGAGGCCGTGCGACGGCAGTTGGCGCACGGCCGCTTCGACTCCAGCTCCCTCTACGGGGACGGGACCGCTGGGACCCGTGTCGCCGAGCTCCTCGCCACCCGCCCGCTTCGGACCGAGAAGCGGATCCACTACTAG
- a CDS encoding N-acetylneuraminate synthase family protein, with translation MSALIVAEVAQAHDGSLGTALAYIDAIGRAGADVVKFQTHIAEAESTPAEPWRVRFSPQDETRFDYWRRMEFSEAQWRLLKERADAAGVRFVSSPFSIQAVELLERVGIDAWKIASGEVGNLPLLDRVARSGRPVWLSTGMSDRGAVRSAVEHLQEFGAPVTVLQCTSLYPTPPEKVGLNQLQELKAAFPDCGVGLSDHSGTIFPALAAVALGASVVEVHVCFSRDTFGPDVSASITLPELAQLVQGVRFLERALAHPIDKDRMAEELAPMRALFGKSVVAARDLAAGTRLSASDLALKKPGTGLSPDSLPALLDRTLRHAVRRDEHVTLEDVE, from the coding sequence ATGAGTGCCCTCATCGTTGCCGAGGTCGCGCAAGCGCACGACGGCAGCCTCGGGACCGCGCTTGCCTACATCGATGCCATCGGCCGAGCCGGCGCGGACGTCGTCAAGTTCCAGACCCACATCGCCGAGGCGGAGAGTACTCCCGCCGAGCCGTGGCGGGTGCGCTTCAGCCCTCAGGACGAGACGCGCTTCGACTACTGGCGCAGGATGGAGTTCAGCGAAGCACAGTGGCGCCTGCTCAAGGAGCGAGCGGACGCAGCCGGGGTGCGGTTCGTCAGCTCTCCGTTCTCGATCCAGGCGGTCGAGCTGCTCGAACGCGTGGGCATCGACGCCTGGAAGATCGCGTCCGGCGAAGTCGGCAACCTGCCCTTGTTGGATCGTGTCGCGCGGAGCGGACGACCTGTGTGGCTTTCGACCGGGATGAGCGACCGGGGCGCCGTTCGCAGCGCCGTCGAGCATCTGCAGGAGTTCGGGGCGCCCGTGACGGTCCTCCAATGTACGTCCCTGTATCCGACGCCGCCGGAGAAGGTCGGCCTCAACCAGCTGCAGGAGCTCAAGGCGGCGTTCCCGGATTGCGGGGTGGGGCTGTCCGACCACTCCGGTACGATCTTCCCGGCCTTGGCCGCAGTCGCGCTCGGAGCCTCCGTGGTCGAAGTGCACGTGTGCTTCTCACGGGACACCTTCGGTCCCGACGTCTCGGCTTCCATCACGCTGCCCGAGCTGGCCCAGCTGGTTCAAGGCGTGCGTTTCCTCGAGCGAGCTCTAGCCCACCCGATCGACAAGGATCGTATGGCGGAGGAATTGGCTCCCATGCGGGCGCTCTTCGGCAAGAGCGTCGTGGCCGCTCGTGATCTCGCGGCGGGCACGCGCTTGAGCGCGAGCGACCTCGCCCTCAAGAAGCCGGGCACGGGCTTGTCCCCGGACTCGCTGCCGGCGCTTCTCGACCGGACATTGCGTCACGCCGTCCGCCGCGATGAGCATGTCACGCTCGAGGACGTGGAGTGA
- the tsaB gene encoding tRNA (adenosine(37)-N6)-threonylcarbamoyltransferase complex dimerization subunit type 1 TsaB — translation MPDRRPRMTCHVAFDTSTPRGTVAVSLPGGEVHETPLGASRMHAAALMPALSSLLAEHGLGFADVQGVVVGAGPGSFTGVRVAAATAKALVHVLSLPLTAISSLAAAAWGPLWGRVQDRVVVFDARGERVYWAHFRAGARLETVLEPRAGVLADVVEHLRDLLPLGASCAGDGAERHRNVLEECGAQVLGGAGFPSAQALLELAQLDPDRPQVENPARWQPEYLKPWTGRTSETR, via the coding sequence ATGCCTGACAGGCGCCCGAGGATGACCTGCCACGTCGCGTTCGACACCTCTACCCCCCGAGGCACCGTGGCGGTCTCCCTACCGGGAGGGGAGGTCCACGAGACCCCGCTGGGAGCGTCGCGCATGCACGCGGCGGCGCTGATGCCGGCGCTGTCCAGCCTGCTCGCGGAGCATGGCCTGGGCTTCGCGGATGTCCAGGGCGTCGTGGTGGGAGCCGGGCCCGGTTCCTTCACCGGAGTGCGGGTCGCCGCCGCGACGGCCAAGGCCCTGGTCCATGTCCTGTCGTTGCCGCTGACGGCGATCTCCAGCCTGGCCGCAGCGGCCTGGGGCCCTCTCTGGGGGCGGGTGCAGGATCGGGTCGTGGTCTTCGACGCCCGCGGAGAGCGCGTCTACTGGGCGCATTTCCGCGCGGGCGCCCGCTTGGAGACGGTGCTGGAGCCTCGCGCCGGGGTGCTGGCGGACGTGGTCGAGCATCTGCGCGATCTCCTCCCGCTGGGCGCGTCCTGCGCAGGCGATGGCGCCGAGCGCCATCGAAACGTCCTGGAGGAGTGTGGGGCACAGGTGCTCGGCGGAGCGGGGTTCCCCTCGGCGCAGGCGCTGCTCGAGCTCGCGCAACTTGACCCGGACCGGCCTCAGGTCGAGAATCCGGCCCGATGGCAACCCGAGTATCTGAAGCCATGGACCGGCCGGACCTCCGAGACCCGTTGA
- a CDS encoding NAD(P)-dependent oxidoreductase, with translation MTARPIVINAEPLGYSQRARAVLESCSEVVEGPFDRAGLLRAAAGADALIVRLGHRIDKDLFERSDRLRFVVSATTGLDHIDLQAAARSGVQVLSLRGERAFLETIRATVEHTFALLLTLLRRTHRAARHVEAGGWDRDRFRGRELAGRRLGIVGLGRIGNAVAELARAFHMEVAAFDPYRADWPQGVERPADLLGLCRQSDVLSLHVPLSSETRNMIGTRELDALPSGAFLVNTSRGGVLDEAALMQRLQSGRLEGAALDVLQAEEGGPPNHELLAWAAEHDNLVLTPHIGGATSESMERTEIFMAEKLRVALVTPSAREGR, from the coding sequence GTGACGGCGCGACCGATCGTGATCAATGCCGAACCACTGGGCTATTCCCAACGGGCCCGTGCCGTTCTGGAGTCCTGCTCCGAGGTGGTGGAGGGCCCCTTCGACCGCGCCGGTCTGCTGCGCGCGGCCGCGGGGGCCGACGCGCTCATCGTGCGGCTCGGGCACCGCATCGACAAAGACCTCTTTGAGCGATCCGACCGTCTGCGCTTCGTCGTCTCGGCCACGACCGGCCTCGACCACATCGACCTGCAGGCTGCGGCCCGGTCCGGGGTGCAGGTCCTCAGCCTTCGGGGCGAGCGCGCCTTCTTGGAGACCATCCGCGCCACGGTCGAGCACACCTTCGCCCTGCTCCTCACGTTGCTGCGGCGAACCCACCGCGCCGCCCGCCACGTCGAGGCCGGGGGGTGGGATCGCGATCGCTTTCGCGGGCGTGAGCTGGCGGGTCGGCGGCTGGGCATCGTGGGCCTGGGTCGCATCGGCAACGCGGTCGCGGAGTTGGCCCGGGCCTTCCACATGGAAGTTGCCGCGTTCGACCCCTATCGTGCGGACTGGCCGCAGGGGGTCGAGCGGCCTGCCGATCTGCTCGGGCTCTGTCGCCAATCCGACGTGCTCAGTCTTCATGTGCCGCTTTCGAGCGAAACGCGTAACATGATTGGCACAAGGGAATTAGACGCCCTGCCCTCAGGGGCTTTCTTGGTGAATACCTCCCGCGGCGGCGTGCTTGATGAGGCGGCCCTGATGCAGCGGCTGCAGAGCGGGCGGCTGGAAGGGGCCGCGCTCGACGTGCTGCAGGCCGAGGAGGGCGGTCCACCGAATCACGAGCTGCTCGCGTGGGCGGCCGAACACGACAACCTGGTCCTGACCCCCCACATCGGCGGTGCCACTTCGGAGTCGATGGAACGGACGGAGATCTTCATGGCCGAAAAGCTGAGGGTTGCGCTGGTGACCCCGAGCGCGCGCGAGGGCCGCTGA